From Planctomycetota bacterium:
AGAACCACAAGGTGGTCAAGGTCGATGCCGAAAACGGCCTCCTGCTCATCAAGGGCCCGCTGCCCGGTGCCAACGGCGGCCTGCTCGAAATCCACCAGTCCCTCGCAGAACGCTCCAAGAAGTCGGAGGCCGCCTGAGATGATCGACGTTCCCGTCTACAACACCGCCGGTGAGAAGGTCGACACCGTCCAGGTCGACGAGCAGCAGCTCGGCGGCGAGGTCCGGCCCGCCCTCATCAAGCAGGCCATCGTGATGTACCACGCCAATCAGCGGCAGGGCACACACAAGACCAAGGGCCGGGGCGAAGTCCAGGGCTCTGGCAAGAAGATGTATCGCCAGAAGGGCACCGGCAACGCCCGCATGGGCAAGAAGAACAACCCGATCCGTCGCGGCGGTGGCCATGCCAAGCAAAAGCTGCCCAAGGACTGGTCGCAGGACATGCCCAAGAAGCAGCGTCGCCTCGCCACGAAGAACGCGTTGCTCGCCAAGTTCCAGGATGGCAGCGTCAAGATCGTCGACGACATCGACCTGCCCGAGGTCAAGACCAAGCACATGGCCGGCTACTGGAAAGCCCTTGGCCTGGACCGCACGGTCCTCTTTGCCCTCCCGAACGCCGACGACCACAAGGCCAAGAACGCCGACCTTTTCCGGGCCGGCCGCAACCTCGCCGAGACGCGGTTCA
This genomic window contains:
- the rplD gene encoding 50S ribosomal protein L4 — protein: MIDVPVYNTAGEKVDTVQVDEQQLGGEVRPALIKQAIVMYHANQRQGTHKTKGRGEVQGSGKKMYRQKGTGNARMGKKNNPIRRGGGHAKQKLPKDWSQDMPKKQRRLATKNALLAKFQDGSVKIVDDIDLPEVKTKHMAGYWKALGLDRTVLFALPNADDHKAKNADLFRAGRNLAETRFTSVAQLNAWDVLRNRVVLLTRAGFDQLLAA